One genomic window of Armatimonadota bacterium includes the following:
- the hisG gene encoding ATP phosphoribosyltransferase, giving the protein MILKVALPKGSLQEATFGLFRKAGWDFRVSSRSYHPSCDDNEIEATLLRAQEIARYVEAGVLDVGITGYDNVCECEADVHEVCELHYSKATTKPYRWVLAAPKDSGIKGPKDLEGKRVATELVNVAKRYFQENGVNCHVEFSWGATEVKVPELVDAIVEGTETGSTLKAHGLEIIDTLLVSTTRLIANKDAWNDKWKRRKIENIAMLLQAALTADGLVGLKMNIPCDKLDAILAELPSLKKPTISPLADEGWVAAEIIVEEHAVRELIPSLKRAGASGIVEYALNKVIY; this is encoded by the coding sequence TTGATACTTAAGGTTGCATTGCCCAAAGGAAGTCTGCAAGAGGCCACTTTCGGTCTTTTCAGGAAGGCAGGTTGGGATTTTAGAGTCTCTTCACGCTCATATCATCCATCCTGTGATGATAATGAGATAGAAGCTACACTGCTGCGCGCGCAGGAGATAGCACGATACGTTGAAGCTGGAGTGCTGGATGTCGGCATTACCGGTTATGATAACGTCTGCGAGTGCGAGGCCGACGTTCATGAGGTCTGCGAACTGCACTATTCCAAGGCCACCACAAAACCCTATCGCTGGGTGCTTGCAGCTCCCAAAGATTCGGGGATCAAGGGACCTAAAGACCTCGAAGGAAAGCGTGTTGCGACTGAGCTCGTAAATGTTGCAAAGCGCTACTTTCAAGAGAACGGTGTGAACTGTCATGTCGAGTTCTCATGGGGCGCGACTGAGGTCAAAGTCCCTGAGCTGGTGGATGCAATTGTCGAGGGAACCGAGACAGGCAGCACACTCAAGGCACATGGTCTGGAGATTATCGATACGCTGCTTGTCTCCACCACCCGTCTGATCGCAAACAAGGATGCCTGGAACGATAAGTGGAAGCGGCGCAAGATCGAAAACATCGCCATGCTGCTGCAGGCTGCGCTCACTGCCGACGGGCTTGTCGGTCTGAAGATGAACATTCCATGCGATAAACTCGATGCCATTCTGGCTGAGCTTCCCAGTCTCAAGAAACCGACCATATCGCCGCTTGCGGACGAGGGTTGGGTCGCGGCTGAGATTATAGTGGAAGAGCATGCAGTTCGCGAGCTTATCCCAAGCCTCAAACGAGCCGGAGCTTCCGGGATTGTAGAATATGCGCTCAATAAAGTAATTTATTAA
- a CDS encoding DNA adenine methylase, with protein MVSSRSNYLFNQLIPYIGNKRKLLDLIAKPLRNTGTRSDATFLDLFAGGGVVSRFAKSLGYQVISNDWEPYTKPINTCYVACNQAPAFTALGGYEASIDILNSLPPRVDWVTEHLCPDDDTDYDIARDRMFYMRKNGMRIDAIRHQIELWKSAGLIDDVEEACLLAPLLYQACYNSNTSGVFKGFHNGWGGQTRTALYRIAGDLKLSPAVFHDNGKTNLVTCRDAQELADDMGADKVAVAYLDPPYNQHPYGSNYHVLNSVTLWDKPKLSKKITQGTKSAIRMDWRDLRRSPYNYKSEALQAYGRLIDSINAHFIMTSYSTDGIIPLDQLLAANVERGSVHVEMREYKRYRVSSQRFSTKPVNVEIVVVVDTHKARSASVDKLMADITATEKEALKAHPESQRCS; from the coding sequence TTGGTATCTTCTAGGTCCAATTATCTCTTCAATCAGTTGATCCCATATATCGGGAACAAGCGCAAGCTGCTTGATCTCATCGCAAAACCACTGCGAAATACTGGAACCCGCTCAGATGCGACGTTTCTGGACCTCTTTGCAGGTGGCGGGGTGGTCTCCCGGTTTGCAAAATCTCTGGGTTATCAGGTCATATCAAATGACTGGGAGCCGTATACAAAACCGATCAATACATGCTATGTAGCATGCAACCAAGCTCCGGCTTTCACAGCACTTGGCGGATATGAAGCATCGATAGATATCTTAAACAGTCTCCCTCCGCGTGTGGACTGGGTAACCGAGCACCTTTGCCCCGATGACGACACGGACTACGACATCGCCAGAGACCGAATGTTCTATATGCGCAAAAATGGAATGCGCATAGACGCCATCCGTCATCAGATCGAGCTTTGGAAGAGCGCCGGGCTAATAGATGATGTGGAAGAGGCATGCCTGCTGGCGCCACTTTTGTATCAGGCGTGTTATAACAGCAACACAAGTGGGGTGTTTAAGGGTTTCCATAATGGCTGGGGCGGACAGACCAGGACGGCGCTATATCGTATAGCGGGGGACTTGAAATTATCTCCGGCTGTGTTTCATGATAACGGTAAAACCAACCTGGTCACATGCCGTGACGCGCAGGAACTGGCGGACGATATGGGTGCAGATAAGGTCGCGGTGGCATATCTTGACCCGCCGTATAACCAGCATCCATACGGCAGCAACTATCATGTGCTTAACTCGGTGACCCTGTGGGATAAGCCGAAACTAAGCAAGAAGATTACCCAAGGCACCAAGTCGGCAATCCGTATGGACTGGCGTGATCTGCGCCGTAGCCCGTATAATTATAAATCCGAAGCCCTGCAGGCATACGGCAGGCTGATAGACTCCATAAACGCGCATTTTATAATGACCAGCTACAGCACCGACGGCATCATCCCGCTTGATCAGCTCTTGGCCGCGAATGTAGAGCGCGGAAGCGTGCATGTCGAGATGCGCGAGTATAAGAGGTACCGCGTAAGCTCTCAGAGGTTTTCGACCAAGCCGGTAAATGTCGAGATTGTAGTGGTTGTGGACACGCACAAGGCAAGGAGCGCGTCGGTCGACAAATTGATGGCCGATATTACGGCGACTGAGAAAGAAGCTCTCAAGGCTCATCCTGAGAGTCAGCGTTGTTCTTAA
- the ruvA gene encoding Holliday junction branch migration protein RuvA, translating to MIAHLHGRLARVEADYVVIDVGGVGYKAYLPLATITQMPQVGDEVKVLVSTIVKEDSITLYGFIDQAQQSLFELLLTVSGVGPKVALNILSVLSVEQIVSAISGERHPELNRVPGVGTKTAQRIVLELKEKITTLQWAQAARGSMPAEQRSLDDAVEGLVALGYNRNDARSASQEAVKSLKGTPDTGNIVRAALKLLSKS from the coding sequence TTGATTGCACATCTGCATGGCCGACTGGCAAGAGTGGAAGCCGACTACGTCGTGATCGACGTGGGCGGTGTCGGCTATAAGGCATATCTGCCGCTTGCCACTATAACTCAAATGCCCCAGGTAGGCGATGAGGTCAAGGTCCTGGTCTCTACTATCGTAAAGGAAGACTCAATTACCCTCTATGGTTTCATAGACCAGGCCCAGCAGAGCCTATTTGAGCTGCTTTTGACTGTCAGCGGTGTGGGACCGAAGGTTGCACTGAACATTTTGTCCGTTTTGTCAGTCGAACAGATAGTGAGCGCTATATCCGGCGAGCGTCACCCCGAGCTTAATAGAGTCCCAGGGGTGGGCACGAAGACGGCTCAACGTATCGTATTAGAGCTGAAAGAAAAGATCACGACCCTCCAGTGGGCGCAGGCGGCGCGCGGATCGATGCCCGCGGAGCAGCGCAGCCTCGATGACGCCGTGGAAGGCCTGGTTGCATTGGGTTACAATCGCAATGACGCCCGCAGCGCGTCTCAGGAGGCTGTGAAGTCTCTTAAAGGCACGCCTGATACCGGCAATATAGTCAGGGCTGCGTTGAAGTTACTGTCAAAGAGTTAA
- the ruvB gene encoding Holliday junction branch migration DNA helicase RuvB, whose translation MDFEERLMSPELADEDQVVELSLRPRRLDEFVGRAKIKESLSVFIQAARMRAEALDHVLLYGPPGLGKTTLAYIIANEMDVSIRSTSGPAIERPGDLAAILTNIEPGSVLFIDEIHRLNRAVEEILYPAMEDYQLDLVIGKGPSARTIKLDLPKFTLIGATTRTGLITSPLRARFGIVHNFEFYDVDSLRTIVSRSAAILGVAITDDGAYEIASRSRGTPRIANRVLRRVRDFAQVKADGAIDQSVAVDGLAMLEIDECGLDDADRRLLKCIIDKFDGGPVGVETIASATGEERDTIEDAHEPYLIQLGFINRTPRGRVATRLAYEHLGLTPRNTGQSGLF comes from the coding sequence ATGGATTTCGAGGAGCGGCTGATGTCACCGGAGCTTGCGGATGAGGATCAGGTTGTAGAACTCTCTCTTCGCCCGCGCAGGCTCGACGAGTTTGTCGGTCGCGCAAAGATAAAAGAGAGTCTGAGTGTATTTATTCAGGCCGCGCGAATGCGTGCGGAGGCGCTTGACCACGTCCTGCTCTACGGTCCTCCGGGTCTGGGCAAGACCACTCTTGCATATATCATCGCCAACGAGATGGACGTCTCGATCAGGAGCACGTCCGGTCCCGCCATTGAGCGGCCCGGCGATCTTGCTGCGATCCTCACCAATATCGAGCCGGGCAGTGTGCTGTTTATCGACGAGATCCACAGGCTCAACCGCGCCGTCGAAGAGATCCTCTACCCTGCTATGGAAGACTATCAGCTCGATCTGGTGATAGGCAAGGGACCGAGCGCAAGGACGATCAAACTCGATCTGCCCAAGTTCACTCTGATCGGCGCAACTACACGCACAGGTCTGATCACCTCGCCGCTTAGGGCCAGGTTCGGTATTGTCCACAATTTCGAGTTTTATGATGTAGACAGTCTGAGGACGATAGTATCGAGGTCTGCGGCGATTTTGGGCGTTGCAATCACGGATGACGGCGCGTATGAGATTGCAAGCCGCTCCAGAGGCACTCCGCGCATCGCTAACAGAGTGCTGCGCAGGGTACGGGATTTTGCTCAGGTCAAGGCGGACGGAGCTATAGACCAGAGCGTGGCCGTGGACGGTCTCGCGATGCTGGAGATAGACGAATGCGGCCTTGACGATGCGGACAGGCGCCTACTCAAGTGTATAATCGATAAATTCGACGGCGGACCTGTTGGCGTAGAGACTATCGCTTCTGCGACAGGTGAGGAGCGTGACACTATTGAAGATGCGCACGAACCGTATCTAATCCAGTTGGGTTTTATCAATCGCACGCCGCGCGGCCGCGTCGCCACCCGGCTTGCTTATGAACATCTTGGCCTGACGCCAAGGAACACGGGCCAATCAGGCTTGTTTTAA
- a CDS encoding zinc ribbon domain-containing protein, producing MKCPKCGAYNGKTNKFCRECGLHLAWVVEDDNLLAGKASDEVALGEALAEVYDCYESGDMDVALAGAEKIVFNNPGSTSAHGVLALIYERKGELELDAYNAQAARDYLELALAEYEKIVSLNPDSTADREKLVVLRAKLKGKKSRVPVVGRQIARLKAVVMSAPPQALAAGITFIVVLMLAIILIPGPKKSLSPRRSKLSSGSMPQASVVPSNSVNTGASQGLKVYTFPAPAAATQAPTTPAPTPAPSNTLGAKPHISEVKPVKLPPIGNELTIVAEPKKSGKASAKVEPVQPKIVKSAASAQKTDTTPKANGTSLLAAAIQLRNQGRTQDAISTAEQAITHFQSEINSGSNATSAQRGIENARKLISLWQQAQ from the coding sequence ATGAAATGCCCGAAATGTGGCGCGTATAACGGAAAAACAAATAAGTTCTGCAGAGAATGTGGACTACACCTGGCGTGGGTGGTCGAGGATGACAACCTGCTGGCAGGCAAGGCCAGTGACGAAGTTGCGCTTGGCGAGGCGCTGGCTGAAGTCTACGACTGCTACGAGTCCGGCGACATGGACGTTGCGCTCGCCGGGGCGGAAAAGATAGTCTTCAATAATCCCGGCAGCACCTCTGCGCACGGCGTCCTGGCTCTGATTTATGAGCGCAAGGGCGAGTTGGAGCTGGATGCTTATAATGCCCAGGCAGCTCGTGATTATCTGGAACTTGCCTTAGCCGAATACGAGAAGATCGTAAGTCTCAACCCCGACAGCACCGCCGACAGAGAGAAGCTGGTCGTTTTACGCGCAAAACTCAAAGGTAAAAAATCGCGTGTCCCGGTTGTCGGGCGGCAGATCGCGAGGCTTAAAGCTGTCGTGATGTCTGCCCCGCCACAGGCTCTGGCGGCAGGGATAACGTTTATCGTTGTATTGATGCTTGCGATAATACTTATTCCCGGACCAAAAAAGTCTCTATCACCGAGACGCTCAAAGCTGTCTTCAGGAAGCATGCCGCAGGCAAGCGTTGTCCCGAGCAATTCTGTCAATACCGGCGCGTCTCAGGGTCTAAAAGTCTACACATTCCCCGCCCCTGCGGCGGCAACGCAGGCTCCAACGACTCCCGCGCCTACACCTGCTCCGAGTAATACGCTCGGCGCAAAGCCTCATATTTCAGAGGTCAAACCGGTGAAACTGCCGCCAATAGGCAATGAGCTTACTATCGTAGCCGAGCCGAAGAAATCCGGAAAAGCAAGCGCTAAGGTCGAGCCGGTTCAACCGAAAATCGTCAAATCCGCCGCTTCGGCACAAAAAACAGACACAACGCCCAAGGCTAACGGTACCAGCCTGCTTGCGGCTGCAATCCAACTGCGAAACCAGGGCCGGACGCAGGACGCAATCAGCACAGCCGAGCAGGCGATAACCCATTTTCAGTCCGAGATCAATTCAGGCTCCAACGCAACAAGCGCTCAGCGTGGAATCGAAAATGCAAGAAAGCTGATCTCGCTCTGGCAGCAGGCACAATAA
- a CDS encoding tetratricopeptide repeat protein — translation MVRLISLWLTTIVCIVSLGSPTMAEEKSRPVVLLFQTEKTQDSDNALVKAATRALKTYFRETQRVEVMIFDSESPTVERAILDKKLSADSIASYSTREQKIEVAKVLGFDYASCAAIAFDTPKGIGKKILKMDIWLADVNAGPKGIWETASSAIYSDTDDMAIDNTIQSVANKAVLEVTRKAFAKLPIISSVDPTTGDETTAIGGANPPEAKQRNAGDYSSKAEASVSAGNLAEAIEEYSDAVNSDPFNGPLRIKLAEAYAQKKMFKEAFNTLNRALGIGADKSLVDAARQRIEVMQSGQNASTIQEPKAENTKTEPSAPESASNTQQATQPVQISKKSAAAAAVAKIVEGDKLWNNGDPDEAAKSYLQAIALNPSDWRAHERLVVVDASMSLYGESRKALEQLKTAQPNPSDAVVANRFEMLRKIFDKSFAMLLDQYVSESDNFHTGKITRESYYSTIKGLSLRSEAMAKFLDALTIPPQKQPASIHRSLACGLFAQASSSMIDYLETNSTQSKDNAQTFMDQAKKELNQAAMLDQNKTVVKQVQPQPEPEPSDQGEDTEPTSFDSTD, via the coding sequence ATGGTCAGACTTATCTCATTATGGTTGACAACCATCGTATGCATTGTATCTCTCGGCAGCCCTACTATGGCCGAAGAAAAATCGCGTCCGGTCGTGCTGCTGTTTCAGACTGAGAAAACCCAGGACTCAGACAATGCATTAGTCAAAGCCGCCACACGCGCGCTCAAGACTTATTTCCGTGAAACGCAGCGCGTCGAGGTAATGATATTCGACAGCGAGTCGCCGACTGTCGAAAGAGCCATTTTAGACAAGAAACTCAGTGCGGACAGTATCGCCAGCTATTCTACCCGCGAACAGAAGATAGAGGTAGCAAAAGTCCTCGGGTTCGACTACGCTTCTTGCGCGGCAATCGCATTTGATACGCCCAAAGGAATCGGTAAAAAAATACTGAAGATGGACATCTGGCTGGCTGATGTAAATGCCGGTCCCAAAGGAATATGGGAAACGGCGAGCTCGGCAATATATTCGGATACGGACGATATGGCCATTGACAATACTATCCAGTCGGTGGCAAATAAGGCCGTGCTCGAAGTCACCCGCAAAGCGTTCGCCAAGCTGCCGATAATAAGCTCAGTCGATCCGACCACGGGTGATGAGACCACTGCCATCGGAGGCGCCAATCCCCCAGAGGCCAAACAGCGCAATGCCGGCGATTACAGCTCAAAAGCCGAGGCGAGTGTCAGCGCCGGAAACTTGGCAGAAGCGATCGAGGAATACTCCGATGCAGTGAACTCCGATCCGTTCAATGGACCTCTAAGAATAAAGCTTGCCGAAGCATATGCGCAAAAGAAAATGTTCAAGGAAGCTTTTAATACGCTTAATCGTGCTCTTGGAATAGGCGCTGACAAGAGCCTGGTTGACGCCGCGAGGCAGAGGATAGAAGTGATGCAAAGCGGTCAGAATGCCTCCACTATCCAGGAGCCTAAGGCCGAGAATACAAAGACGGAACCGAGTGCGCCTGAGTCCGCGTCCAATACTCAGCAGGCCACACAACCTGTGCAGATCAGTAAAAAAAGCGCGGCCGCAGCAGCCGTTGCGAAGATTGTGGAAGGCGATAAGCTGTGGAACAATGGCGACCCTGACGAAGCCGCCAAGTCCTACTTGCAAGCTATTGCGCTGAACCCATCCGACTGGCGAGCGCACGAAAGACTTGTAGTGGTCGATGCTTCAATGTCGCTGTATGGTGAGAGCCGTAAAGCCTTGGAACAGCTTAAAACAGCTCAGCCTAACCCCTCGGATGCCGTTGTTGCTAATCGCTTCGAGATGCTGCGTAAGATATTCGACAAATCGTTCGCGATGCTCTTGGATCAGTACGTGTCCGAGTCGGACAATTTCCACACGGGCAAAATAACCCGTGAGAGCTACTACAGCACAATCAAGGGACTCTCATTGCGCTCTGAGGCTATGGCCAAGTTTCTTGATGCGCTGACGATTCCCCCACAAAAGCAGCCTGCGAGCATTCACCGCAGCCTTGCCTGTGGTCTTTTTGCCCAGGCATCATCCAGCATGATTGATTATCTGGAGACCAACTCAACTCAGTCCAAAGACAATGCACAAACATTTATGGATCAGGCAAAGAAAGAGCTAAACCAGGCAGCCATGCTGGACCAGAACAAAACGGTTGTTAAACAGGTGCAGCCTCAGCCTGAACCCGAACCATCGGACCAGGGAGAAGATACGGAGCCGACTTCGTTCGATTCTACTGACTGA